The DNA region GTGACCTGTGTGATACGTTGATACGCAACAATCAGTGATCAGTGTTTCTGAGCAGCTGGTTGATAATGCAGACTTAATCAGAAGCTGAAATGTACACACATCCATGCTCGTAATTTGAAAGGCAGAAAAGTTTTAGACCCAGGAAATCCAGGTCCCTAATCTAACCTGCTGTAATAATTCATGTTAAAATCTATAGGCATGTAACAAtagaattacacacacacaccgaatgATTCGTTATGCAATTTACTTGTGCATTCATAATTGGGTTTGTAAAAACCTATTTAAAAgagtcaaatatttatttagttcAGTTCGTGCAccagaaacaaataaagctgTTGTGTATAATAAAAGGATTAATATAAGACGCATGTGGCTGTTTCTCCAGGTAAGAGGACCGACTGCGTTTTAGCAGTGAGCAAAGGATgagcagcccaggacagagcagcggcaCCAACCAAGCAGCTGAGCTCTTTGAAGGTTTGTGGAGGCAGCTCAGAGATTGCCACCAGAATGTGCTTCAAGGTAAAGACTTTCACACAGTTTGATACAGAAGTCAGatatcaaaataaaattgcCTTTGATGTTGCTATTTTGTTTGATCAAGGCTTGAAAAATtggtttcagtgtttcatttttgctgtttttagaaCTGGAGGCAAAAGTGAGTAAATTGAAAAAGGAGCGCTGTCTGTAAGTATGCTGAGTAGTTGGGCCCTTCATCATGTGAAAATCAATCAATTCATCATGTCAAAATGCTATATAACTCTAAATTAGTCATGGCTGCATCTAGTAATGATTTTGCATGTATTCAGCAGAGCATGATGATGTGTTCAATAAACAGTCAAGATCCGGACCTATTACATTTAGTGCAATTTAACAATTTAGGAGCTCAACCCAGcaaataattgtgttttcacagagaTGCTCAGAGGCTTGAGGTGTTTTACAGTCGtaatcagcagctgaaggaccAAAACAAAACCCTGCAGGATGCCATCAGTCTCTTAGAGGAAAGGTACAGTAAATGATTGTTGATACTGATTAACAGTTGAGGACTCAACTGTTTTGGGTTTTAATTAACACAACAGTGACCTCTGGTGGCTTGTAAAACCTATGTCAGCAGTTCAAACGTGATACATCACAAGAAAACATCTTTGTCAACTGTTTCCAGGCTCAGAGCGGGAGAGTGTGATCAGTGTTCCATCCTAGAGGAGAGCCTGAAAAATAACCAGGATCTCATCACCGCTCTGAGTGAGTTTATTGACTTTTCTGCTTTAGGTAAATGTGGAGAAATAACAGCTTACAACAGAAGCTGTTGTAATTGACAAACACCCAGCTTTACTGTGTGATGCTGGGTTTTTTACCACTAAAGCCATGTACAATATAGACGATCCCACACAGTATGAGTAGATAcaacgctgctgcagcagtaatCATGGTTGTGTGAGTATGGTCATGTGTGAGACTCGTATTGTTTGCTTCACAGAGAATGAAAGAAACCATCTTCAAGAAGAAAACAGCAGACTTCATGCTCAAGTACAAAGGTTAAAAACATCTTGGTAAGagctttgtgttattttttaaatatgtcagactgctaaaaataaaaaggaatttCCCTAGGAATTAGTCCCACGGTGGGGAAATTTGTCTGCATTTGACCTATTCTCTTTGGGAGCGGTGAGCTGCCACATAGCGGCGCCACATATTGTGTAGCGttttactcaaggacacacctggagccagAAGGTCCCAGAACTGGGCCAATGCTCTACAGTACttctgagctaccaggccaaaTACTGCTGGTTTAAAGTTAGTCCAACACAGTTTtcacttctgctctgttggaaggCAGGTTTTTTCTCCACGTTATCGTAGGAGAACCAGCTTCCAGTTCAGTAAGTTTTAAGCTGTGGTGGTTCTGCACAGGAACAAGCCTTGGTTTACGATGGTTTCTGTTCCCAGTTAAGCACTGCAGgtgttgtttttctcagctCAGAGCGTCCAGTCACGTCTTCACCAGAACATGAAGACTGCATCATCCCAGACTCTCCAATACTGTCCAGCTCACTGCCGGTGGTAAACAAGCTAAAGAAACGTAAACGCATGGACCAAAGCAAACACGTCCGCTACGCAGAACTGCCTTCACCACAGTCCAACAACTCACTCTTTAATGGTTGGTCTGCCTTAAATGACATGTCACAGTTCCTTCTGTCTGGATCCCCAGTCTGACAACTTTGAaccttttaattacttttgtcATTGTAGAAGTGACTAAGGAGACTGCTGATGCATCAAAGTATGTtgaaagagcagagcagagagtgcTTGTACCCAACACATGTGAGCTGGACACATCCCCAGGTGTGACTTCCTTTTTATAATATATGTACTGATGTGAAATATGTGACTGGAGATGTGTTGTGACATAGTTCTGTCTTTGATGCAGAGGATGTGATTTACGATGCGGAGGTGGTTGCAGATACCTGTGCCCTCGAACCCGTTAACAACCAACACATGGTATGtgaggttgttttgttttaaaactttaaatcatATTTCTTGCATTTAACCTGATTTTCTCGTGCTGTCGTTTCAGAAAACGATTTCAGCCCGGCAAAGCAGCTCTAAACCTCCCTGGAAGAACGTTCCTGCAATGTGAggatattcattcattcattgtccTAAAGAGCACAAACTACTACAAGTCCTTGATGCATTGGATGTATTTCAATGTCATATTATTGTTTAACCCACCTCAAGGTCCTCCACTTCATCCAAGCTCATCCATTGCCTAGACTCAAGCacagtctctccttctctgcttcCACGTGTAAAGAGGTTCTCAGACAGATGCTCTCTTAGCAAAGCAAAACGCAAGAAGGAGGACAGTGAGTCGGACATtcaacaggacaacaaacaaGTCCAAGAACAGGTGGAGAGTCTAAAGGAAGCTCAGAGGACCTCCACAACCACAGGCGAGCAAAGCTTTGAGAAGCAGCCACTGGACAGCAAGGTTCGGCACAGATGTgttacagtttgtgtttgtatcaTTCAGAAGCAAGATGGCCACCTCATTATCTAACCCATTCAAGGTTCAGCTGGTGGGAAATGGCGCTTCAAAGCAAAACCCAAACGTTTCCTCTGCCAGTCCTTTTAAGAAGCCAAACAAGAATTGGAAGAAAGAACCAGTCGGTGGAAAGGAAACAACCCCTGAGCACAATCTGACATCACACCACCAACATGAAGAGGATGAGGGTCAGTCTGGAGACTGTTCACACGGTCCGTTCAGCAGTTCTTTAGATATGCAGATGTTAATGTGAACATCTGTTATCCAGAGGGAAGGAAGCTGGAGCCCACGTGGAGCATTGACCCTGCACTGGACCTGTCTGCCTACGATAGCGAGTGCAGAGGAGATGAGGTAAACTGCTGCTCATGGTCACTGTCCGTGCTGCTACATTGTAGCTTCTTTatagtgtttttttcctttttggaCTTTTAGATGTTTTGTTTAGAAAACTGAgtcacttttattatttattctgtcTTGCAGGATAAAGAACCGTGCCCTGGGGAGCTGGTGGACACAGACTGCACATGGGTCAGTCACAGTTTACTGCAGCGTCAGGGAGaaaacagccaggacagaaGGAGTGTGACGGGTAAATGTTACCACAGCGTTTCATTGAATTGctcactaaaacatttttaagtGACGCGAATGACACTGAAGTTATTGAAATGATCTCACACAGGTTGATCAACGTAAACTATTGTAATGGTTTCATCTGTTTTCTTTAAGGACTTGGCCAAAAGGCAAACGACAGCTTGGACATGATGTTTGATGCAACGGCTCATGAGGAGTACAAGTCTTACAACTCTTCACGTTTAGCCTGTATCCAGgctgatgaggatgatgatgttgatgatgctgaggaagaggaggatgaagaagacgaCGACCTTGGTGAAGAACTGTTGTTGTGATCGGTATGATCGTGTTTCATAATGATCAGCTTGTGAACTTGGTCCtgtttgttctccacattaGAGCGCGGTCGTCCTGCAGACGCCTCGTGTCTCGGTAAAGCTCGGTAAGATGGGAACACACGCTGCTTATGGTACCGTCAGACGTCTGGATGCTCACAACCTCCCTGTTCTTCAACCATCAGGCATCCAACATTCGCACATGTCGCAGTCATTCGCAAGAAAGAGGAGAGGCGAAAACTGAAGGGCACCACCTGCAAGGAATGTGAAGTAGTAAGTACAGCATGTGGTGTGTGACTATAAACGGTGTCAGCTCTGACCCCCTCTCACGTCTGCCGCTCTGTCTGCCAGTATTATGCTCATctcccagaggaggagaaacagaagaagCTTTCTGCGTGTTCAAGGCACCGCTTTCTTTACGTCCCTCCCTCTACTCCAGAGAACTTTTGGGAAGTTGGATTTCCATCAACGCAGACCTGCATTAACAGAGGTACTGTTGCCGCCCTATTGTTTTAAACTAGGGGTGCCCAACACTGGTCCTTGAGAGCCACAGTCCCGCTGGTTTTtcaactctctctgctgattaccttgatcaggtgtgtgttagctgctgattgactgaacatacctggtcaaggtgatcagtattagctgggacagggagagttggaaaaccagcaggactgtggctctcgaAGACCAGGGTTGGGCACCCCTGGTTTAAACCATCATGTACAGCTGACTCAGCTCAACTGGCAACAGACATAGACTTAGAAACTCAAATGAGAGACGTTTATGAGATGAACATGTAACATGAGGAGGAGTCAAACTACCTTAAACCTTTGCACAATTCTTGTATATTAAATCTACAGGAGAAAGTGATCTCTTTCCTTCTGATTGTAGGTTATATTAAGGAGGAGAAAAATCCTACAGCACGCTTACGAAGAAGACAACCACTTAACGCTTTATTCTCCCCAAAGCAAAGCCAGCAGGACACCTAAAAGCAGAAGCAGCTAGAAGTGTTCTAATGATCTAATTacacctcatcatcatcaacatgtATTTAATGGCACAGAGaagtaaattatatttatagaACCAATGATATGTTCGAAGATCGTTTTTAAATGAGTTTGTGCAGGTGCACGTGACAAAAGCAGCAGCCTTTCTAAATGATAAAGGCGTATAATCAGACCAGACAACGTtcaacataataaaaaatgagTCAAATGAAAAAACAGTAAGGATGGAGGCTTTTATTTGGTTGGCAGGTTGAGAGCATGCATAGAAAAGTTAGAAAAATAGTTTTTGTTAATAAGTGCAAGTtgagagctgcagcttcctggtcGCTAAGGAGATTCTCTCTCAGAATACATGAGCAGGGCCTCGCCAGCGTGACTGATGACCACGCTGTGGACACAACACACAATTAACACGCTGAAAACatctttatcattattattatggtgTGAGACAAAGAGTGAAAGCAGGAGAGATACTGACCATATGAGAGAAGCAGCATTAATGTCCATGTTGAAAATGAAAGGTGAAAGACAAATGGCAGTCACCTGAGAGAAAGCAATGTAAAATACCCTTAGTTCAACCGTCTTTAGTGAGAACTTTGAAAGAAAATTAGAAATCACCTTAGAGAAAAACATCCAGATGCCGACGTGCTCGAGGGACGGTCCAGTCTTCAGCTTCACGGTGGCCAACAGCAGGAGGAAGCCCAGCGCGGCGCTGTGGGATGAAACCACACAGACTCACTGAACACAACATCAACATACCTTATACGTACCAGCAACTGGACGTCCTTGGTCACTTCATCATTTGAACGTCTACCTGACCTAAATCCATTTTCTTAGCTCCTTTCCTACTCTTTGGTCATGTCTCATGTCATAAAGGCGATCTTTGTGTATTAAGATGGacaatcagctgtttttcttgttttgagcagtgtgtgtgaatactaCAAGTTGGTTGTGAGGACGTGTCTCTTCACCTGGCAGCGCATCCACAGTGAAATATGTGAGACTGGAGGGAGGGGAACTCCAGGACGCCCACCAGATCCcctacacacgcatgcacacacacacacacacacacacacacacagagtactgTAGATGCTGTGGCGAAATGTGATCACGAAGGTTCTCGTCGTCCTGGTGTCAGCTGCTTCGCTGATAGACTTTAGGGAGGTTCGTACCTGTCGGGTGAGCGgccgcagccagcagcagcacgctgttacacagagcagaggaaacTGGGATCAGCCACTGAAACCCACACAACGTGCTCCAGGTCGCAAAGCACAGTCTCTCCTCACCTGAACACGTAGTTGATGCACTGCTGTTCAAGGTCACTACAATGAAAACAAGGATTAGTAATGACGAGTAAGTGAGGGAAGGAACCGTCTGGGCTCTGACCCACCTCAACGTGCTGGACC from Betta splendens chromosome 4, fBetSpl5.4, whole genome shotgun sequence includes:
- the rbbp8 gene encoding DNA endonuclease RBBP8; this translates as MSSPGQSSGTNQAAELFEGLWRQLRDCHQNVLQELEAKVSKLKKERCLDAQRLEVFYSRNQQLKDQNKTLQDAISLLEERLRAGECDQCSILEESLKNNQDLITALKNERNHLQEENSRLHAQVQRLKTSCSERPVTSSPEHEDCIIPDSPILSSSLPVVNKLKKRKRMDQSKHVRYAELPSPQSNNSLFNEVTKETADASKYVERAEQRVLVPNTCELDTSPEDVIYDAEVVADTCALEPVNNQHMKTISARQSSSKPPWKNVPAMSSTSSKLIHCLDSSTVSPSLLPRVKRFSDRCSLSKAKRKKEDSESDIQQDNKQVQEQVESLKEAQRTSTTTGEQSFEKQPLDSKVQLVGNGASKQNPNVSSASPFKKPNKNWKKEPVGGKETTPEHNLTSHHQHEEDEEGRKLEPTWSIDPALDLSAYDSECRGDEDKEPCPGELVDTDCTWVSHSLLQRQGENSQDRRSVTGLGQKANDSLDMMFDATAHEEYKSYNSSRLACIQADEDDDVDDAEEEEDEEDDDLERGRPADASCLGKARHPTFAHVAVIRKKEERRKLKGTTCKECEVYYAHLPEEEKQKKLSACSRHRFLYVPPSTPENFWEVGFPSTQTCINRGYIKEEKNPTARLRRRQPLNALFSPKQSQQDT
- the LOC114853740 gene encoding transmembrane protein 241 isoform X8 produces the protein MADVDRRRPPPALCKAGVGGNQPHHQDIPFFFTLQNSSHVVSYVMLKVVQRGKTQWLKLTSVCLMLVSAANLLYSDPQLDHSGSMWAVFHLVCVGAYRVFQVHHRSSTLSDLEQQCINYVFSVLLLAAAAHPTGDLVGVLEFPSLQSHIFHCGCAASAALGFLLLLATVKLKTGPSLEHVGIWMFFSKVISNFLSKFSLKTVELRVFYIAFSQVTAICLSPFIFNMDINAASLICVVISHAGEALLMYSERESP